TTTAACCATATTTTGCCCTGGATATATACTTCAGACAAACAAGTAATAGCCATTGCACAACAATTACTTATAGTTGCCGCTTTCTTTCAGCTTTTTGATGGTACACAAGTGGTTGGCTTAGGGATATTACGCGGCATGGGCGATGTAAATATACCAACAGTGATCACCTTTATATCTTATTGGATAATTGGTTTGCCCATAGCATATCTGCTGGGTATACATCTAAATTTAGGTGTAATGGGTGTTTGGTACGGGCTGGTTTCGGGCTTGATGTCAGCCTCAATTATGCTTTTCTGGCGTTTTCAGGTCATCAGCAAAAGCCATCAGGCAGTAATTATCGACGATATACGTTAAAAATACAAGTCGTTGGCAACACGGTAGGTATTACAATGTGCCTCTACAATATCTTTAATGTTTGGCGAATATCCGCCGCCCATACTAACCTGTACAGGTATGTTGTTTTTACGGCATTGTTCAAATACAAACTGGTCGCGCTGTTTGCAGGCTTCTTTTGATAACGAAAGTTTGCCCAGTTTGTCTGATGCTAATACATCCACCCCAGCCAGATAAAATATAAAATTGGGTTGTAGCCGGTCTATTAATTGCGGCAAGGTATCGGTCAAAATCTGTAAATAAGCATCATCTGCAATCCCGTCATCCAGTGGGATATCCAGATCAGAGTGCTCTTTTCTAAACGGAAAGTTTTTGTCGCCATGCATCGAAAAAGTGAACACCCGGTTTTCTTTTTCAAATATTTGCGCTGTGCCATTACCCTGGTGCACATCTAAATCGATAATTAAGATAGATGATGCTAAATTCTTACTTAACAAATAATTAGCGGCTATAGCCTGGTCATTCAACAGGCAAAAACCTTCGCCCCAATTACTACCGGCATGGTGTGTGCCGCCGGCCACATTAAAGGCCACGCCATGTTCAAATGCAAAATGGCATCCGTCAATAGTGCCCCTGGCAATGCGTATCTCGCGCTCAACCAATTGTGCCGATAATGGAAAGCCTATGCGCCGCGCTTCCTTTGCAGGCAAGGTAAGATCTCGTAACCGCTCCCAGTAGGCTTTATCATGTGTAAGCAAAATGGTTGCCTCATCCAGTGGCTGCGGCGAGAATAAATTGTCGGCAGTAATTACTCCTTCGTGCAACAGTTGTTCGGGTATCAGTTCGTACTTCAGCATCGGGAAACGATGACCTTCAGGTAGCGGGTGGGCGTATATGGGGTTGTAAGCTATTTTAAGCATACATTGTTATTATGAAAATATTTCGCCAATGTGTTTGTCTATATTGTTACATATCTCATCAAGCGGCAGGTCGTTAGCATCAACGCCAAAAGGGTTTTCTATTTCCTCTGCCAGCAATTCTATACTGGCAAATACAAAAAGGATGAAGCCAATAATAGGGATGATAAAATATTTCAGATCAAACGCCCAGGCAAAAGGCAGGGTGATAATGTAGGTAAAGATGAACTTTTTAATAAATACGCTATACGAATACGGTATAGGTGTTTTTTTGATACGCTCGCAGGCACCGCATATATCTGTAAACGAAGTCATTTCGGCGGTAATGCTCATTAATTGCTCCGGGTTTATCTGCCCCTGTTTATTTAAGCGGTAAATGTTTTTAATAAGACCCGATGCCACCTGGTTAGGAACATGGCGGCTGGTATCAATAGTTATAAATGCTTGTGTTTCGGGTACATACATTTCGCGCAGATGATTCCGCAGCACCCGGGCATAAAGCGGAATGGTGTAATTGAAATAAGCCTGCTCTTCTGTGTTTATTAAATGCTTTAACTTAATGGCCAGGTTGCGGCTATTATTTACAAGGCTCCCCCATAATTTGCGGCCCTCCCACCAGCGGTCGTACGCCGAGTTGATGCGGAACGCCAGCAACAGCGAGAACACAAAACCAATGGTTTGGTGCACATAAATTACCTTTCGCAATAAACTGGTTTCGGGTATTTTCCAAAAATCAATTATCAAAAATGTAACCACACCTGCATATAAACTCACCGTTAGCATCAGCGGCAGCAATTCGCGCAGCGTATCGGCCTTATTAAATTTGAATATAAGCGAGAACCACTCCTTGGGGTTATAGTATATCATCTGGTATTAGTTAAGGGCTGTAATGGCTTTAAAAAGGCATTCCGCAGCTTTAAATACATCGGTATATGAATTATATAACGGCACGGGGCTAAGGCGAATTACATCGGGTTCGCGCCAGTCGCCAATTACGCCGTTGCTGGCCAGGTAATCAAAAATATCCCTGGCGTTCTTTTTACACACCACAGATAGTTGGCACCCGCGTTCTTTCGCGTTAACGGGTGTAATAATACTTAGCATATGTTTACCATGCCGGGCATTAATGTCATTAATCAGGTATTCCAGGTAACCGGTTAAATTTTCACTTTTAATCCTAAGGGGGTGTAAGCCGCCGGCTTGTTCAAATACATCTAAAGCTGCCTTGTGCAAAGCCATCAGCATT
This portion of the Inquilinus sp. KBS0705 genome encodes:
- a CDS encoding histone deacetylase, translated to MLKIAYNPIYAHPLPEGHRFPMLKYELIPEQLLHEGVITADNLFSPQPLDEATILLTHDKAYWERLRDLTLPAKEARRIGFPLSAQLVEREIRIARGTIDGCHFAFEHGVAFNVAGGTHHAGSNWGEGFCLLNDQAIAANYLLSKNLASSILIIDLDVHQGNGTAQIFEKENRVFTFSMHGDKNFPFRKEHSDLDIPLDDGIADDAYLQILTDTLPQLIDRLQPNFIFYLAGVDVLASDKLGKLSLSKEACKQRDQFVFEQCRKNNIPVQVSMGGGYSPNIKDIVEAHCNTYRVANDLYF